A genome region from Marinobacter panjinensis includes the following:
- a CDS encoding outer membrane beta-barrel domain-containing protein — MENRSEHLLLTSGFSDYGTGKALLLACSLAIPQWAMAQDSGDSDKPAPVQVIAPEVKPRSIQEADIDAEFFEVGVFAGIMSIDNFSSEPLLGVSAAFHATEDFFLQFNYGFTEAGLTSFEELSGNNVRLLNDSDRDFSYYDFLVGYNIFPGEVFFSDSLTFNSAFYLVGGVGNTEFGGESNFTTTLGTGFRVVLLDWLTVHVDFRDHMFTSDLIRESQLTHNIELSSGFTLFF, encoded by the coding sequence ATGGAAAATCGGTCTGAACACCTTCTTCTGACGTCAGGCTTCTCTGACTACGGGACCGGCAAGGCACTGCTACTGGCGTGCTCGCTGGCTATTCCACAATGGGCGATGGCGCAGGACAGCGGAGACAGCGACAAACCGGCACCGGTCCAGGTCATTGCGCCCGAGGTGAAACCCCGCAGTATCCAGGAGGCGGACATCGACGCGGAGTTCTTCGAGGTGGGCGTATTTGCCGGCATCATGAGCATCGACAACTTCAGCAGTGAACCCCTGCTGGGCGTCAGCGCCGCCTTCCATGCCACCGAGGACTTTTTTCTGCAGTTCAATTACGGGTTCACCGAGGCAGGACTGACGTCGTTCGAGGAGCTCAGTGGTAATAACGTCAGACTACTGAACGATTCCGACCGGGACTTCAGCTACTACGACTTCCTGGTGGGCTACAACATCTTTCCGGGGGAAGTCTTCTTCAGCGACTCGCTGACCTTCAACTCAGCCTTTTATCTGGTGGGCGGCGTCGGGAACACCGAATTCGGGGGCGAGAGCAATTTTACGACGACCCTGGGCACCGGCTTCCGGGTGGTCTTGCTGGACTGGCTAACGGTGCACGTGGATTTCCGCGACCACATGTTCACCAGTGACCTGATTCGTGAGTCCCAACTGACCCACAACATTGAATTGTCCTCCGGGTTTACGCTGTTCTTCTGA
- a CDS encoding c-type cytochrome, translating into MRSITSLILAALAALAMSAGVFAKAPPAAEDCASCHNKDGISEDEDIPIIAGASAFFLENQMLIFKEGARPCAKEEFGEEEHDGIAEDHCDLAKALSEKEITELAAYFAEQPFKSADQKVDEELAGMGAQIHEQRCEKCHSDSGSLALDDAGILAGQWKAYLVRTMQDYKNGDRWQPEKMQPAMEALSEKDIQALAEHYAREGKK; encoded by the coding sequence ATGCGTTCTATTACTTCTCTTATCCTTGCGGCCCTGGCCGCTCTCGCAATGAGTGCTGGTGTTTTTGCCAAGGCCCCGCCAGCAGCCGAAGACTGCGCAAGCTGTCATAACAAAGACGGTATCAGCGAAGACGAAGACATTCCCATCATCGCGGGCGCTTCCGCCTTCTTTTTGGAAAATCAGATGCTTATATTCAAAGAGGGAGCCCGCCCCTGTGCAAAGGAAGAGTTCGGCGAGGAGGAGCATGACGGTATTGCCGAGGATCACTGCGACCTGGCGAAAGCGCTAAGTGAGAAGGAGATTACCGAACTTGCCGCTTACTTTGCCGAACAACCCTTCAAGAGTGCCGACCAGAAAGTTGATGAAGAGCTTGCTGGCATGGGTGCACAGATCCACGAACAACGTTGCGAAAAATGCCATTCCGACAGCGGCAGCCTGGCGCTGGATGATGCGGGTATCCTGGCCGGTCAGTGGAAGGCCTACCTGGTCCGCACCATGCAGGATTACAAGAACGGTGATCGCTGGCAGCCAGAGAAAATGCAGCCTGCAATGGAAGCCCTAAGCGAAAAAGATATCCAGGCCTTGGCTGAGCACTACGCCAGAGAAGGTAAGAAATAG
- a CDS encoding DmsE family decaheme c-type cytochrome: protein MTRTGDRKQNNRPHWILAGAIMLFSLFSAGIEVMAQDETDSSLEYTAEGADTCLACHDENGEVPVMDIFKTPHAVPGDARTPFAQHQCESCHGPGAEHGKRLRFNQERPPIPAFGDNALWSKQKQNGICLDCHQRDQRMHWDGGTHERQDVACADCHQVHVSEDPVTVARREAEICSDCHRNVQVQAHQMSSHPMRFGDMACSDCHQPHGSLNTAMLKEPTLNDSCYSCHADKRGPFLWEHAPVADDCTNCHSPHGSNHPALLKQRPPLLCQSCHSRAGHPSIARTSDDLPGGRASAFLLGGSCLNCHSKVHGSNHPSGANLSR, encoded by the coding sequence GTGACCAGGACCGGCGACAGGAAACAGAACAACCGCCCGCATTGGATACTCGCTGGCGCGATTATGTTATTCAGTTTGTTTTCTGCCGGCATTGAGGTGATGGCGCAGGACGAAACGGATTCGTCCCTGGAATATACCGCGGAAGGCGCTGACACCTGCCTGGCCTGCCATGATGAAAACGGCGAAGTTCCGGTGATGGATATTTTCAAGACGCCCCATGCGGTGCCCGGGGATGCAAGGACGCCATTTGCACAGCACCAGTGTGAATCCTGCCATGGGCCTGGAGCTGAGCACGGGAAGAGGCTCCGCTTTAATCAGGAGCGCCCGCCCATTCCTGCCTTCGGCGACAATGCGCTCTGGTCGAAACAGAAACAGAACGGTATCTGTCTCGACTGCCACCAGCGAGATCAGCGCATGCACTGGGATGGCGGAACCCATGAGCGACAGGACGTAGCTTGCGCGGACTGTCACCAGGTGCATGTCAGCGAAGATCCTGTCACCGTCGCCCGGCGTGAAGCGGAAATCTGCTCCGACTGCCACAGAAACGTGCAGGTTCAGGCCCACCAGATGTCGTCCCATCCGATGCGTTTCGGCGACATGGCGTGCTCGGACTGCCATCAGCCCCACGGCTCTCTCAATACCGCCATGCTGAAAGAACCCACCCTGAATGACAGTTGCTACAGCTGTCATGCTGACAAGCGCGGGCCCTTTCTGTGGGAGCATGCCCCGGTTGCCGATGACTGCACAAACTGCCATAGCCCCCATGGTTCCAACCACCCTGCACTCCTGAAGCAACGGCCTCCGCTGCTGTGTCAGAGCTGCCACTCCCGGGCAGGTCACCCCAGCATTGCCCGCACCTCCGACGACTTGCCCGGTGGGCGAGCCTCGGCGTTCCTGCTGGGTGGAAGCTGTTTGAACTGCCATTCAAAGGTGCATGGCTCTAACCATCCTTCGGGAGCCAACCTGAGCCGTTGA
- a CDS encoding SH3 domain-containing protein — protein sequence MNAITDTITNMLFPCPGNLYRKILLSLLMLTLPIADAGAQTAFTEDSTVLEVVDPFIELHTAPGRGYPVFHVIEKGEKVELLKRKTNWYKVRSASGEEGWTKAAQLGRTLLPTGIPADLPEVSHGEYLASSWRVGFTTGRFEQSTSFSLALGYRPLTWLGAELEAGKIYNQSVTSDYYSANLIFEPFHRWDLTPYALAGVSRFSFDARQKVLLSDLGEADAVNFGGGLSYYIGRNFLVRAEYRVYSVSSNSDSTGLSEWKIGLNTFF from the coding sequence ATGAACGCGATCACAGACACCATCACCAACATGCTGTTTCCGTGCCCCGGAAATCTCTACCGGAAGATTCTCCTGTCACTACTGATGCTGACCCTACCGATCGCAGACGCCGGCGCGCAGACAGCCTTCACCGAAGACAGCACCGTTCTTGAAGTGGTGGATCCGTTTATTGAACTGCACACGGCACCCGGTCGGGGCTACCCGGTGTTCCACGTCATCGAGAAAGGGGAGAAAGTCGAGCTGCTGAAGCGCAAGACCAATTGGTACAAGGTGCGCTCTGCATCCGGCGAAGAGGGGTGGACCAAAGCCGCACAGCTGGGCCGCACCCTGCTGCCCACCGGGATTCCGGCAGACCTTCCAGAGGTCAGCCACGGCGAATACCTGGCTTCCAGCTGGAGGGTCGGTTTTACCACCGGCCGTTTTGAGCAGTCCACCAGCTTTAGTCTTGCGCTTGGTTATCGCCCGCTCACCTGGTTGGGCGCGGAACTGGAAGCGGGCAAGATCTACAACCAGTCAGTGACCAGTGACTACTACAGTGCCAACCTGATTTTCGAGCCCTTCCATCGCTGGGACCTCACACCCTATGCCCTGGCCGGGGTTTCCCGCTTTTCATTCGATGCCCGTCAAAAAGTTTTGTTGAGCGACCTCGGTGAAGCCGACGCAGTGAATTTCGGGGGCGGCCTCAGCTATTACATCGGTCGCAACTTTCTCGTTCGTGCCGAGTACCGCGTGTACTCGGTTTCCTCCAATTCCGACAGCACAGGTTTAAGTGAATGGAAAATCGGTCTGAACACCTTCTTCTGA
- a CDS encoding NapC/NirT family cytochrome c, translated as MAAGKNSDPEQKGWWQRFWQSPKTKYLLWIPAGGFVMLVTGAISLGSVNYAMEETNTLEFCTSCHEMGAFVYPEYEQSAHFSNQSGVRAVCSDCHVPKDWWGKVVRKTEATFNEIPSWITGKIDSPEKFEAHRREMAESVWAKMRASNSATCRSCHSYDAMALSMQDRYAKRRHSSEYREATDKTCIDCHQGIVHKLPEVTAE; from the coding sequence ATGGCAGCGGGAAAAAATTCGGATCCGGAACAGAAGGGCTGGTGGCAACGTTTTTGGCAGTCGCCGAAAACAAAATACCTGCTGTGGATTCCTGCGGGTGGCTTTGTAATGCTGGTTACAGGCGCCATTTCGCTCGGCAGCGTCAATTACGCCATGGAGGAAACAAACACTCTGGAATTCTGTACTTCATGCCACGAAATGGGCGCGTTTGTTTATCCGGAATATGAGCAAAGCGCCCATTTTTCCAATCAGAGTGGTGTTCGGGCGGTATGCTCAGACTGTCACGTGCCAAAGGACTGGTGGGGCAAGGTCGTTCGCAAGACAGAAGCGACGTTTAATGAAATCCCCTCATGGATTACCGGGAAGATTGACTCGCCTGAAAAGTTCGAGGCCCACCGCAGGGAAATGGCGGAGTCGGTATGGGCAAAAATGCGGGCAAGCAACTCGGCCACCTGCCGCAGCTGCCATAGCTACGACGCCATGGCACTGAGTATGCAGGACCGTTATGCCAAGCGCAGGCACTCCAGCGAATATCGCGAGGCTACCGATAAAACCTGCATCGACTGCCACCAGGGCATAGTCCATAAGCTTCCTGAAGTAACAGCAGAGTAG
- a CDS encoding tetratricopeptide repeat protein encodes MRSRILLLTLVIGGCANFDGGLTIGRIQDNHQPLADIPLPRVMHEDVRREYRELLKTIEDRKLKEQIERRIASVYMLEGDYNQLRGALPGDTGYFPDAIAAYQALLKKYPDSDDNAEAMYQLAKAYDLDGRDQAARTVLKQFIQDHPHSGRLAEVYFRKGDIHFRHEEYEQAEQAYKAVIALGGDSAFLNNSYYLLGWSQYKLSDYDNSLMAFSQVLDRLVPEDGKVEKLDNVNRSLVDDTLRIMSVGLAYAGGASKIDSMFANRPQSAKYTWILYSSLGKHYLEKERYEDSASSFRAFVMQNPESERAPEMHADMIRAYVDGEFSQQVLPEKESYVRNYGIRSQFWERKPADLKAKVIPNLKIYIDELARHYHATGQRLKRELAEGALVAAAKVAKASEQSSSFLKAAEFYGEYEQTFPNDPRIPEMVYLRAEAAFDGGDYPTAITHYERSAYEFKHPKYGPDAGYAAIIAHQKELERLIDAAGKGSEKVTAWRSKGVDSQLRFVQAYRDDERSGSVLAKTSEELFALGRYERALEVATSIVSRDGNVDRELNRTAWGVIAHSQYELGRFPEAEAGYLSQLRYIGTSDEQYAEVTERMAVTIYKQGEQALEADDLAGAVAQFLRIKAVAPNTNVRVIAQFDAATHLMTLEDWDPALAEMIELRRQFPNHKLAADLPQKIAWAYEQDEQWLMAAREYESIYRSNVKADVRRDALFLSAELYEKAGEDQQALTYFKKWAFDYEEPFDTRMEARYHVAYLYKRMDDLNRHLYWLRRVIDGHNKAPANWQSDRSAWLAAWANNEYGDYWRTEFDRVRLRHPLNKSIPRKNEKLKNALDRYQQAVGYEIAGQTTRASFNIADLYGQFARELMDAPRPSGLSQLEAMQYELVLEEQAIPFEDLAIEVHQANIERSWGGMFNPWIAKSFDAMAKLNPARFDKQEVQVAYGDGIR; translated from the coding sequence ATGCGATCTAGGATTCTGCTGCTGACCCTGGTTATCGGTGGCTGCGCCAACTTTGATGGTGGCCTCACCATCGGCCGGATTCAGGACAATCATCAGCCGCTGGCGGACATTCCCCTGCCGCGGGTGATGCACGAGGACGTTCGCCGGGAATACCGCGAGCTGCTGAAAACCATCGAGGACCGCAAGCTCAAGGAACAGATTGAGCGCCGCATTGCCAGCGTTTACATGCTGGAAGGTGACTACAACCAGCTGCGCGGTGCGCTGCCCGGCGACACCGGTTATTTCCCCGATGCCATCGCGGCCTATCAGGCGCTGCTGAAGAAATACCCGGATTCCGACGACAATGCCGAGGCCATGTATCAGCTCGCCAAGGCCTACGACCTGGATGGTCGGGACCAGGCCGCGCGAACCGTACTGAAGCAGTTTATCCAGGACCATCCGCACTCCGGGCGACTCGCCGAGGTCTATTTCCGCAAGGGCGATATCCATTTCCGGCATGAGGAGTACGAGCAGGCGGAACAGGCGTACAAGGCGGTAATCGCCCTGGGCGGGGATTCGGCCTTCCTGAACAACTCCTATTACCTGTTGGGCTGGTCCCAGTACAAGCTGTCGGATTATGACAACAGCCTGATGGCCTTCTCCCAGGTTCTGGACCGGCTGGTACCGGAAGACGGCAAGGTCGAGAAGCTGGATAACGTCAACCGCTCCCTGGTGGATGACACTTTGCGCATCATGAGTGTCGGCCTGGCCTACGCCGGCGGCGCCTCGAAAATCGACAGCATGTTTGCCAACCGGCCGCAAAGCGCCAAGTACACCTGGATTCTGTATTCCAGCCTGGGCAAGCATTACCTTGAGAAGGAGCGCTACGAGGATTCGGCGTCGTCCTTCCGGGCCTTCGTGATGCAGAACCCGGAATCCGAGCGCGCCCCGGAAATGCACGCCGACATGATCCGCGCCTATGTCGACGGCGAGTTCTCCCAGCAGGTGCTGCCGGAGAAAGAGAGCTACGTGCGTAACTACGGCATCCGCTCACAGTTCTGGGAGAGAAAGCCGGCGGATCTCAAAGCCAAGGTCATCCCCAACCTCAAGATCTACATCGACGAATTGGCGCGGCATTACCACGCCACCGGCCAGCGTCTGAAGCGCGAGCTGGCGGAAGGCGCACTGGTCGCGGCTGCGAAGGTGGCCAAGGCCTCCGAGCAGAGCAGCAGCTTCCTCAAGGCGGCGGAATTCTACGGCGAATACGAGCAGACCTTCCCGAACGATCCGCGCATTCCGGAGATGGTGTACCTGCGCGCCGAGGCGGCCTTTGATGGCGGCGATTACCCGACCGCCATCACCCACTACGAGCGCAGCGCCTATGAGTTCAAGCACCCGAAATACGGCCCCGACGCCGGCTACGCCGCGATCATCGCCCATCAGAAAGAGCTGGAGCGTCTGATTGATGCCGCTGGCAAGGGCTCGGAAAAGGTCACCGCCTGGCGCAGCAAAGGTGTCGACAGCCAGCTCCGTTTCGTCCAGGCCTACCGGGATGACGAGCGTTCCGGTTCGGTGCTGGCGAAAACCTCCGAGGAACTCTTTGCCCTGGGTCGCTATGAGCGCGCCCTGGAAGTGGCCACCAGCATTGTCAGCCGCGACGGAAATGTCGACCGGGAACTGAATCGCACCGCCTGGGGCGTGATTGCCCACAGTCAGTATGAGCTGGGCCGGTTCCCGGAAGCCGAAGCCGGGTATCTCAGCCAGCTTCGCTACATCGGTACCAGCGATGAGCAGTACGCCGAAGTGACCGAACGCATGGCGGTCACCATCTACAAGCAGGGTGAGCAGGCTCTGGAAGCCGATGACCTCGCCGGCGCCGTGGCCCAGTTCCTGCGCATCAAGGCGGTGGCGCCGAACACCAACGTGCGGGTGATCGCCCAGTTTGATGCCGCCACCCACCTGATGACCCTGGAAGACTGGGATCCGGCCCTGGCAGAGATGATCGAGCTGCGCCGGCAGTTCCCCAACCACAAGCTGGCGGCCGATCTGCCCCAGAAGATTGCCTGGGCCTACGAGCAGGACGAGCAGTGGCTGATGGCCGCCCGTGAGTACGAATCCATCTATCGCAGCAACGTCAAGGCCGACGTGCGCCGGGATGCGCTGTTCCTGTCCGCCGAGCTGTATGAGAAGGCGGGTGAGGACCAGCAGGCGCTGACCTACTTCAAGAAGTGGGCGTTCGATTACGAGGAACCCTTCGACACCCGCATGGAGGCGCGCTACCACGTCGCCTACCTGTACAAGCGGATGGACGACCTGAACCGCCACCTGTACTGGTTGCGCCGGGTGATCGACGGCCACAACAAGGCGCCGGCCAACTGGCAGAGCGACCGTTCGGCGTGGCTGGCGGCCTGGGCCAACAACGAGTACGGCGACTACTGGCGCACCGAGTTTGACCGGGTGCGGCTCCGTCATCCGCTGAACAAGAGCATTCCGCGCAAGAACGAGAAGCTCAAGAACGCCCTGGACCGATACCAGCAAGCGGTGGGCTACGAGATCGCCGGCCAGACCACCCGGGCTTCGTTCAACATTGCCGACCTTTACGGCCAGTTCGCCCGCGAGCTAATGGACGCGCCTCGGCCCAGTGGCCTCAGCCAGCTTGAGGCGATGCAGTATGAACTGGTACTCGAGGAACAGGCCATTCCGTTCGAAGACCTCGCCATTGAGGTGCATCAGGCCAACATCGAACGGTCCTGGGGCGGCATGTTCAACCCCTGGATTGCAAAGAGCTTCGACGCTATGGCGAAGCTGAACCCGGCTCGATTCGACAAACAGGAAGTACAGGTGGCGTATGGCGATGGTATCCGTTAA
- a CDS encoding OmcA/MtrC family decaheme c-type cytochrome, which yields MAKVTRIHKPCVPINPSFRTIAQTGGLIWGFIFVLVLAGCEGDTGDRGPAGPPGPSGSPGSYNQVPAELQIRITDVTVNSAPVVKFEATDQFGFPFDQLTQGQPSFTIAKLVPGTAGDSDHWQSYLNQIEPAGVGPGTESAVQARTENDGTLVNNGDGTYEYTFATDLDSVTDPVTVPFEPDLTHRVGLEIRGSFLGESLPLTNAVFTFQPSSGLTDNIPTRKIVAQASCDSCHGELRMHGNGRQDVDYCVTCHNPGSTDANSGNSLDFRVLTHKLHMGEQLPSVESGGEYVIYGFRDSRHDFSDVAFPQSLQTCVKCHDPADAATPDASNIVMRPSIESCGSCHDDVDFSAGMAGGHPGGVVTDNSECSVCHAENKIAGSVLESHAIPAKVAASRFSYNILEVNRTLPGEFPSIKFSVTDPTNNDEPYDLESDPEFTAGGGASRLAVILAWDTSDYTNDGSGSAPGKVVSINALNDPTANGDGTFTVVSQVAIPLDVEGSGAVGIEGHPAADPDDDGTYDVAVKVTGAVDYFPITDTEAQPRREVVELASCQNCHGENDGLSLHGSNRTDNVQLCVMCHNPRATDLAQRPADPDGTDDETNLNAVDGAEESPIDFKRMIHAIHGADKRSGDLLIYGFQNTPHDFSEVRYPRDAGDCVACHADGTFELPLPDGVLGTTIDTQATVATANPFGTSDFITLAAALDQGDDEVITATASVCSACHDDGATQIHMEQNGGGFGVPAGTANQESCAVCHGPGSIADVRKAHNLDD from the coding sequence ATGGCCAAGGTAACAAGAATCCATAAACCTTGTGTGCCAATCAACCCATCGTTTCGCACCATCGCACAAACGGGCGGATTGATCTGGGGTTTCATCTTTGTTCTTGTCCTGGCCGGTTGTGAGGGCGACACAGGAGATCGCGGCCCAGCAGGGCCTCCCGGCCCCTCCGGGTCTCCCGGATCCTATAACCAGGTTCCCGCAGAACTCCAGATTCGCATAACCGATGTCACCGTCAATAGCGCCCCGGTGGTCAAGTTTGAGGCCACAGACCAGTTCGGATTTCCGTTCGACCAGTTAACCCAGGGGCAGCCGTCTTTTACCATTGCCAAGCTGGTGCCGGGTACGGCCGGGGACAGCGACCACTGGCAAAGCTACCTGAACCAAATAGAACCGGCGGGTGTGGGCCCGGGAACCGAGTCCGCTGTCCAGGCCAGAACGGAAAATGACGGCACCCTGGTCAACAATGGTGACGGCACCTATGAATATACCTTTGCCACTGACCTGGATTCCGTTACCGACCCTGTCACCGTCCCTTTTGAACCGGATCTGACCCACCGGGTGGGACTGGAAATCCGGGGAAGCTTTCTCGGTGAATCTTTGCCATTAACCAACGCCGTTTTCACCTTTCAGCCCTCCAGCGGGCTGACTGATAACATACCCACACGGAAAATTGTCGCCCAGGCGTCCTGTGATTCCTGCCACGGGGAGTTACGCATGCACGGTAATGGCCGCCAGGACGTGGATTACTGTGTCACCTGCCATAATCCCGGCAGCACAGACGCCAACAGTGGTAACAGCCTGGATTTCCGCGTGCTGACCCACAAACTCCACATGGGTGAGCAACTGCCCAGCGTTGAAAGCGGCGGTGAATATGTCATTTACGGGTTCCGGGATTCCAGGCACGACTTTTCCGATGTCGCTTTCCCCCAAAGCCTGCAGACCTGCGTCAAATGCCATGACCCTGCCGATGCCGCAACGCCGGACGCCAGCAATATTGTCATGCGCCCGAGTATTGAGTCCTGTGGTTCCTGCCATGACGACGTCGATTTCAGCGCGGGCATGGCGGGCGGCCACCCCGGTGGAGTTGTCACGGACAATAGCGAATGTTCGGTCTGCCACGCAGAGAACAAGATTGCCGGATCGGTACTGGAATCCCATGCCATTCCGGCCAAGGTTGCCGCCAGCCGGTTCAGCTATAACATCCTGGAAGTGAACCGCACGCTTCCGGGTGAATTTCCAAGCATCAAGTTTTCGGTGACAGATCCGACCAACAACGATGAACCTTATGATCTGGAGAGTGATCCGGAATTCACCGCCGGCGGCGGCGCCAGCCGACTGGCTGTGATTCTGGCCTGGGATACCAGTGACTACACCAACGACGGAAGCGGAAGTGCGCCCGGCAAGGTCGTTTCAATCAATGCTCTCAACGACCCTACCGCCAACGGCGATGGTACATTCACGGTCGTCTCGCAAGTCGCCATTCCACTAGACGTAGAGGGTTCAGGAGCCGTCGGCATTGAGGGCCACCCGGCCGCCGACCCCGATGATGACGGCACCTATGACGTAGCCGTCAAGGTGACCGGAGCCGTGGACTATTTCCCCATTACGGACACCGAGGCCCAGCCTCGCCGCGAAGTTGTTGAGCTGGCCAGCTGCCAGAACTGTCATGGCGAAAATGACGGGCTCTCGCTCCATGGCTCCAACCGGACCGATAATGTCCAGCTGTGTGTCATGTGCCATAACCCTCGCGCCACCGACCTTGCGCAGCGCCCCGCGGACCCGGATGGTACTGACGACGAGACCAACCTGAATGCAGTGGATGGTGCTGAAGAGTCGCCCATTGACTTCAAGCGGATGATCCACGCAATTCACGGTGCTGACAAACGCTCCGGGGACCTGCTTATCTACGGTTTCCAAAATACACCCCACGATTTCAGCGAAGTACGTTACCCCCGCGACGCCGGCGACTGCGTGGCGTGCCACGCCGATGGCACCTTCGAGTTACCGCTGCCCGATGGAGTGCTGGGAACAACCATCGATACTCAGGCAACGGTTGCCACCGCCAACCCGTTTGGAACCAGTGATTTCATCACACTTGCCGCCGCTCTGGATCAGGGCGATGACGAGGTTATAACGGCGACAGCCTCGGTCTGCTCTGCCTGTCATGACGACGGGGCTACCCAGATCCACATGGAGCAGAATGGCGGCGGCTTTGGCGTTCCGGCAGGCACCGCCAATCAGGAAAGCTGTGCCGTTTGCCATGGTCCTGGCAGCATTGCCGACGTTCGCAAGGCTCACAATCTTGACGACTGA